From the genome of Nakamurella flavida, one region includes:
- a CDS encoding M20/M25/M40 family metallo-hydrolase has product MTDPQTPPPSSPATPSDVTTVRDRVAGLMPGLVADLQTLVGIPSVAFPGFPSEPVDAMAAAVVDLLQRSGADDAHLLEIPGGYPAVYATVPGPPGAPTVLLYAHYDVQPAPPEQGWDTDPWVATTKDDGRIYGRGAADDKSGLVIHAGTLQALLPDPPVNIVLLIEGEEETISHLEEFVEAHPELVQCDAFVIADMGNQEVGRPALTTALRGDVSLTVTVRALDHPVHSGLFGGAVPDALIALIRMLATLHDDAGDTVVPGVSSGEWSGADLDEAQLRDSAGLLDGVSFVGTGTLASRLWAKPSATVIGIDAPTVAHASNVLIPQATAKVSMRVVPGTDPDRDLDALIAHLESVAPWGVQVEIQRVKTGWPFAVDMDGAAVRAAESALVDVFDREVETIGSGGSIPLINTLKQACPRADVILWGAEDTALARIHASNESVDPAEIERMVAAQVVALQRLGATVQE; this is encoded by the coding sequence ATGACCGATCCGCAGACCCCGCCCCCGTCGAGCCCAGCCACCCCGTCCGATGTCACCACCGTCCGGGACCGGGTCGCCGGGCTGATGCCGGGATTGGTGGCCGACCTGCAGACCCTGGTCGGCATCCCGTCGGTGGCGTTCCCCGGCTTCCCGTCCGAGCCCGTCGACGCGATGGCCGCCGCGGTGGTCGATCTGCTGCAGCGGTCCGGCGCCGACGACGCGCACCTGCTGGAGATCCCCGGCGGGTACCCGGCGGTGTACGCCACCGTGCCCGGCCCGCCCGGTGCGCCGACCGTGCTGCTCTACGCGCACTACGACGTCCAGCCGGCCCCGCCGGAGCAGGGCTGGGACACCGACCCGTGGGTGGCGACGACCAAGGACGACGGCCGCATCTACGGGCGCGGCGCCGCCGACGACAAGTCCGGTCTGGTCATCCACGCGGGGACGTTGCAGGCGCTGCTGCCCGATCCGCCGGTGAACATCGTCCTGCTGATCGAGGGCGAGGAGGAGACGATCAGTCACCTCGAGGAGTTCGTCGAGGCGCATCCCGAGCTGGTGCAGTGCGACGCGTTCGTCATCGCCGACATGGGCAACCAGGAGGTGGGCCGCCCGGCGCTGACCACGGCGCTGCGCGGCGACGTCTCCCTCACCGTGACCGTCCGCGCACTGGACCACCCGGTGCACTCCGGCCTGTTCGGCGGGGCCGTGCCCGATGCGCTGATCGCGCTCATCCGGATGTTGGCCACCCTGCACGACGACGCCGGCGACACCGTGGTGCCCGGGGTGAGCAGCGGCGAGTGGTCGGGCGCCGACCTGGACGAGGCCCAGCTCCGGGACAGCGCCGGCCTGCTGGACGGCGTCTCCTTCGTCGGAACGGGCACGCTGGCCTCGCGGTTGTGGGCCAAGCCGTCGGCCACCGTCATCGGGATCGATGCGCCGACCGTCGCGCACGCCTCCAACGTCCTCATCCCGCAGGCCACGGCCAAGGTCTCCATGCGCGTCGTGCCGGGCACGGATCCGGACCGCGACCTGGACGCGCTCATCGCGCACCTGGAGTCGGTGGCGCCGTGGGGCGTGCAGGTGGAGATCCAGCGGGTCAAGACCGGCTGGCCGTTCGCCGTCGACATGGACGGCGCCGCGGTCCGGGCCGCCGAGTCCGCCCTGGTCGACGTGTTCGACCGCGAGGTCGAGACGATCGGGTCCGGCGGGTCCATCCCGTTGATCAACACGCTGAAGCAGGCCTGCCCGCGGGCCGACGTCATCCTGTGGGGCGCCGAGGACACCGCCCTGGCCCGCATCCACGCCTCGAACGAGAGCGTCGACCCGGCGGAGATCGAACGGATGGTGGCCGCTCAGGTCGTCGCACTGCAGCGGCTGGGCGCGACCGTTCAGGAGTGA
- a CDS encoding ester cyclase yields the protein MTDLADRYRAYLDCLNARELDRLGEHVREDVQHNGNAFGLAGYRDMLRDDFRRIPDLRFEIEMLVVDESHVAARLVFDCAPVGEFLGLPVHGRRVRFHENVLYTYRDGRIADVRSVIDTVAIAAQLAGG from the coding sequence GTGACCGACCTGGCCGATCGTTACCGCGCCTACCTGGACTGCCTGAACGCCCGGGAGCTGGACCGGCTGGGGGAGCACGTCCGGGAGGACGTGCAGCACAACGGGAACGCCTTCGGGCTGGCGGGCTACCGGGACATGCTGCGGGACGACTTCCGCCGGATCCCCGACCTGCGGTTCGAGATCGAGATGCTGGTCGTCGACGAGAGCCACGTGGCGGCCCGACTGGTCTTCGACTGCGCGCCGGTGGGGGAGTTCCTCGGTCTCCCGGTGCACGGCCGCCGGGTCCGCTTCCACGAGAACGTCCTCTACACCTACCGCGACGGCCGCATCGCCGACGTCCGATCCGTCATCGACACGGTGGCCATCGCCGCGCAGCTGGCCGGCGGGTGA
- a CDS encoding SDR family NAD(P)-dependent oxidoreductase encodes MTEGHGLLTGSRAVVTGGARGIGFQIVRRYLQEGADVVIADFSGGPEAVQALLDELGVDPARIGSVTMDVTDPASVAAAAEAAEQLIGPIDVVVANAGILVLAPGLETSLADWNRVLQVNLTGVFLTCQEFGRRMVARGGPGRIVIASSLFGVRGGVENSAYCASKFGVLGLMKCLAAELAPHAITVNAVCPGQIITPMIEQLSRDRSAARGTTPEAEIARLESTIPLGRLGDPAEIADTYVYLASPLARYTTGQELVVDGGVQVG; translated from the coding sequence ATGACCGAGGGCCACGGGCTGTTGACCGGATCGCGAGCCGTGGTGACCGGGGGAGCCCGGGGCATCGGCTTCCAGATCGTCCGGCGCTACCTGCAGGAGGGCGCGGACGTCGTCATCGCCGACTTCTCCGGCGGGCCCGAGGCGGTGCAGGCGTTGCTCGACGAACTCGGGGTCGACCCGGCCCGGATCGGGTCGGTGACGATGGACGTCACCGACCCCGCCTCGGTGGCTGCCGCCGCCGAGGCGGCCGAGCAGCTGATCGGACCGATCGACGTCGTCGTGGCCAATGCCGGGATCCTCGTGCTGGCACCGGGTCTGGAGACGAGCCTGGCCGACTGGAACCGGGTGCTGCAGGTCAACCTGACCGGCGTCTTCCTGACCTGCCAGGAGTTCGGCCGCCGGATGGTGGCCCGCGGTGGGCCCGGCCGCATCGTCATCGCGTCGTCCCTGTTCGGCGTGCGGGGCGGGGTGGAGAACTCGGCCTACTGCGCGTCGAAGTTCGGGGTGCTCGGCCTGATGAAGTGCCTGGCCGCCGAGCTCGCCCCGCACGCGATCACGGTGAACGCGGTGTGCCCCGGCCAGATCATCACCCCGATGATCGAGCAGCTCAGCCGGGACCGGTCGGCGGCCCGGGGCACCACGCCGGAGGCGGAGATCGCCCGACTGGAGTCCACCATCCCGTTGGGCCGGCTCGGCGATCCGGCCGAGATCGCCGACACCTACGTCTATCTGGCGTCGCCCCTGGCCCGGTACACCACCGGGCAGGAGCTGGTCGTGGACGGCGGGGTCCAGGTCGGCTGA
- a CDS encoding GlcG/HbpS family heme-binding protein, whose product MTQQVSAVQSLPRPELHARQDVSASTALQIVAGVRQEAERRGVRMGIAVTDSAGQLVAALRMDGAQLVAVRLATDKAYTASAFGHPTDAWSQSSAPGGSDWGLASAADGRLIVFAGGIPLHADGELVGGVGVSGAAADVDAACARAGAAAVGLLAP is encoded by the coding sequence ATGACCCAGCAGGTGTCGGCCGTCCAGTCCCTCCCGCGCCCGGAACTCCACGCCCGACAGGACGTCTCGGCATCGACCGCCCTGCAGATCGTGGCGGGCGTCCGACAGGAGGCCGAGCGGCGCGGCGTGCGCATGGGCATCGCCGTCACCGATTCGGCCGGCCAACTGGTGGCCGCCCTGCGGATGGACGGAGCCCAACTGGTGGCCGTCCGCCTCGCCACCGACAAGGCCTACACGGCATCGGCTTTCGGCCATCCCACGGACGCCTGGTCGCAGAGCAGTGCGCCGGGGGGCTCCGACTGGGGGCTCGCGTCCGCGGCCGACGGCCGGCTCATCGTGTTCGCCGGCGGGATCCCGCTGCACGCCGACGGCGAACTGGTCGGCGGGGTCGGGGTGAGCGGTGCGGCCGCCGACGTCGATGCAGCCTGTGCGCGCGCCGGTGCCGCCGCCGTGGGGCTGCTCGCCCCCTGA
- a CDS encoding amino acid ABC transporter ATP-binding protein, producing MPDQTGAAEVETVAVPTGPVPPATPPPVQALPAAPPPAEAVSGRAPVLPPGQFHPVEVRGLQKSFGLVEVLGGVDLDIQAGEVVVILGPSGSGKSTLLRCLNMLERPTGGSVRVLGTEVTGRRPDLVGLRRRVGMVFQQFNLFPHRTVLQNVMEGPLTVLKMDRDAARDRALALLTRVGVAEKADVKPRRLSGGQQQRVAIARALALEPEIMLFDEPTSALDPELRSEVLDVMRSLADDGMTMAVVTHEMDFARRVAHRAVFLDGGRIVEQGDPRTMLAHPESARLQRFLNLVYWHGEPAPLPAEETPGAS from the coding sequence ATGCCTGATCAGACAGGAGCCGCAGAGGTGGAGACCGTCGCCGTCCCGACCGGGCCGGTCCCGCCGGCGACCCCACCTCCGGTGCAGGCGCTGCCCGCGGCGCCACCACCCGCCGAGGCGGTCTCCGGTCGAGCCCCCGTCCTGCCGCCCGGGCAGTTCCACCCCGTCGAGGTTCGCGGCCTGCAGAAGTCGTTCGGGCTGGTGGAGGTGTTGGGCGGGGTCGACCTGGACATCCAGGCCGGCGAGGTCGTCGTGATCCTCGGCCCGAGCGGGTCGGGCAAGTCGACCCTGCTGCGCTGCCTGAACATGCTGGAGCGGCCGACCGGGGGCAGCGTGCGCGTGCTCGGCACCGAGGTCACCGGCCGCCGGCCGGATCTCGTCGGGCTGCGCCGCCGGGTCGGGATGGTGTTCCAGCAGTTCAACCTGTTCCCGCACCGGACCGTGCTGCAGAACGTGATGGAAGGACCGCTCACCGTCCTGAAGATGGATCGCGACGCCGCCCGGGACCGGGCCCTGGCCCTGCTCACCCGGGTCGGGGTGGCCGAGAAGGCGGACGTCAAGCCGCGCCGGCTCTCCGGTGGGCAGCAGCAACGGGTGGCCATCGCCCGGGCGTTGGCCCTGGAGCCGGAGATCATGCTGTTCGACGAGCCCACCTCGGCCCTGGACCCGGAACTGCGCTCCGAGGTGCTCGACGTCATGCGGTCGTTGGCCGACGACGGCATGACCATGGCCGTGGTCACCCACGAGATGGACTTCGCCCGCAGGGTCGCCCACCGCGCCGTGTTCCTCGACGGCGGCCGCATCGTCGAGCAGGGCGACCCGCGGACCATGCTGGCCCATCCGGAATCCGCCCGGCTGCAACGGTTCCTGAACCTCGTCTACTGGCACGGCGAACCGGCGCCCCTCCCCGCCGAGGAGACGCCGGGCGCGTCCTGA
- a CDS encoding amino acid ABC transporter permease yields MADYTFDFSWVPDNWPLYLRAALITLEILAWSAVFSLVIGLLVGVGLTSTKWWVRTPVRAYVDLFRLTPLLLQIIALFFLIPVLTGVNISATWSGIIALSLNYGAFFAEIFRAGITSLERGQWEAGSAMGMSHVTVLRRVILPQAVRRMLPPVGSMLVSLTKDTSLVSVIGVAELLSISQSVGAQTFRNIETLLFATLFYLAINIPLAVAVNRLHRKQVVDA; encoded by the coding sequence ATGGCCGACTACACGTTCGACTTCTCCTGGGTTCCCGACAACTGGCCGCTGTACCTGCGCGCGGCGCTGATCACCCTGGAGATCCTGGCCTGGTCCGCCGTCTTCTCCCTCGTCATCGGGCTGCTGGTGGGTGTCGGCCTGACATCCACGAAGTGGTGGGTCCGCACGCCGGTCCGGGCCTACGTCGACCTGTTCCGGCTCACCCCGCTGCTGCTGCAGATCATCGCGCTGTTCTTCCTCATCCCGGTGCTCACCGGGGTGAACATCAGTGCCACCTGGAGCGGCATCATCGCGCTGTCGCTCAACTACGGCGCCTTCTTCGCCGAGATCTTCCGGGCCGGCATCACCTCCCTGGAGCGCGGGCAGTGGGAGGCCGGCTCGGCCATGGGGATGAGCCACGTGACGGTGCTGCGGCGGGTCATCCTGCCGCAGGCGGTCCGGCGGATGCTGCCCCCGGTGGGCAGCATGCTGGTCAGCCTGACCAAGGACACCTCGCTGGTGTCGGTGATCGGCGTGGCGGAGCTGCTGTCCATCAGCCAGAGCGTCGGGGCGCAGACCTTCCGGAACATCGAGACGCTGCTCTTCGCCACGCTCTTCTACCTGGCCATCAACATCCCGCTGGCCGTGGCGGTCAACCGGTTGCACCGCAAGCAGGTCGTCGATGCCTGA
- a CDS encoding ABC transporter substrate-binding protein, protein MAASVLRSSLALGAALALAVTAGCGGSSTPAGSTGGSAGAIGASIPPASSAGSVSVPSSAGSSAGASSSGGSAPELTRPATDGAVPAAVSAACTAAASPTIAAIQERGSINWATGISPPFTFKDSSGQYAGVEPDNAAELSAILGVPVTINEYDYGLLPPAITTGKADIVGAQLFNTEERAKVVAFSDPYYISGQLFYVLKDGPFQTIADLDSPDNRFVFGTGNAQGGVAEKVIPKAPRSEAPLRGQPLLVDFLSTNRADSSMTEGGLMKVLLTQYPQLAAIGNNGRVTTERPTEADQIDPFDVAFAFGQGDTGFAGCINAWVADLVDTGRMAERIEYWSQAIEGS, encoded by the coding sequence ATGGCTGCTTCCGTTCTGCGTTCGTCCCTGGCTCTCGGCGCTGCGCTGGCCCTCGCGGTCACCGCCGGCTGCGGGGGATCCAGCACACCGGCGGGCTCGACGGGCGGGTCGGCCGGGGCCATCGGTGCCTCGATCCCCCCAGCCTCGTCAGCCGGCTCCGTGTCCGTCCCGTCATCGGCGGGCTCGTCCGCGGGGGCGTCGTCCTCGGGCGGCTCCGCTCCGGAACTCACCCGCCCGGCCACCGACGGCGCCGTGCCGGCCGCGGTGAGCGCGGCCTGCACGGCCGCGGCATCGCCGACGATCGCCGCGATCCAGGAGCGGGGTTCGATCAACTGGGCGACCGGCATCTCGCCGCCGTTCACGTTCAAGGACTCCAGCGGCCAGTACGCCGGGGTCGAACCGGACAACGCCGCCGAGCTGTCCGCCATCCTGGGCGTCCCGGTGACCATCAACGAGTACGACTACGGCCTGCTGCCGCCGGCCATCACCACCGGCAAGGCCGACATCGTCGGTGCGCAACTGTTCAACACCGAGGAACGCGCCAAGGTCGTCGCGTTCAGCGATCCGTACTACATCTCCGGCCAGCTGTTCTACGTCCTGAAGGACGGCCCGTTCCAGACCATCGCCGATCTGGACTCCCCGGACAACCGGTTCGTCTTCGGGACCGGCAACGCCCAGGGTGGGGTGGCCGAGAAGGTCATCCCGAAGGCTCCGCGGTCCGAGGCGCCGCTGCGCGGACAGCCGCTGCTGGTGGACTTCCTGTCCACGAACCGCGCCGATTCCTCGATGACCGAGGGCGGCCTGATGAAGGTGCTGCTCACCCAGTACCCGCAGCTCGCCGCGATCGGCAACAACGGGCGGGTCACCACCGAGCGTCCCACCGAGGCCGACCAGATCGATCCGTTCGACGTGGCCTTCGCCTTCGGTCAGGGCGACACGGGATTCGCCGGTTGCATCAACGCCTGGGTGGCCGATCTGGTCGACACCGGTCGGATGGCCGAGCGCATCGAGTACTGGTCGCAGGCCATCGAAGGATCCTGA
- a CDS encoding flavin-containing monooxygenase, with protein sequence MGALRAAVVGAGFGGVGAAIELREMGVEVTVLERAASLGGVWRENDYPGAACDVPSYLYSYSFAPKRDWTRKFSHQPEILEYLAEVAERFGILEHIRFDTTVLGATFDEARGIWVLELAGGETVTADILVTACGQMSAPAYPPVPGRDDFAGPAFHSARWRHDVDLAGKRVAVVGTGASAIQFVPAIAAEPESLTVFQRSPGYVIAKDDAVYDAPLSRWRLRAERYRTFLLKELFSIRFNHYPALFATVERKFRHYLRDQLPDDELRAKVDPVDRFGCKRILISNDWYAALRRPNVRVVDHAVARITSGGVVTADGTEHPADVIVYGTGFRATEFLASLRIVGRDGQELSQAWREGAEAYLGITVTGFPNLFLVYGPNTNVGHNSIVFMIEAQLAYITDAVRRLQRQAPAVMDLRPEVHSSFSTTMQKRSRRTVYAQGCTNWFITENGKHTQNWPGSAIAYWLRTRRVRWADYRVTAVPRDRAQMTASPTS encoded by the coding sequence ATGGGAGCACTTCGCGCCGCCGTGGTCGGCGCCGGTTTCGGCGGGGTCGGCGCAGCCATCGAGCTGCGCGAGATGGGCGTCGAGGTCACCGTTCTCGAACGCGCCGCATCGCTGGGCGGGGTCTGGCGGGAGAACGACTATCCGGGCGCCGCGTGCGACGTGCCGTCGTACCTGTACTCGTACTCGTTCGCCCCGAAGCGCGACTGGACCCGGAAGTTCAGCCACCAGCCGGAGATCCTGGAGTACCTGGCCGAGGTGGCCGAACGGTTCGGGATCCTGGAGCACATCCGGTTCGACACCACCGTGCTGGGTGCCACCTTCGACGAGGCGCGCGGGATCTGGGTCCTGGAACTGGCCGGCGGGGAGACCGTCACCGCCGACATCCTGGTGACCGCCTGCGGGCAGATGAGCGCGCCGGCCTATCCGCCGGTGCCGGGCCGTGACGACTTCGCCGGTCCCGCTTTCCATTCCGCCCGTTGGCGCCACGACGTCGACCTCGCCGGCAAGCGGGTGGCCGTGGTCGGCACCGGCGCCAGTGCCATCCAGTTCGTCCCGGCCATCGCCGCGGAACCGGAGTCGCTGACGGTGTTCCAGCGTTCCCCCGGCTACGTCATCGCCAAGGACGACGCGGTCTACGACGCCCCGTTGAGCCGGTGGCGGCTGCGCGCCGAGCGGTACCGGACATTCCTGCTCAAGGAACTGTTCTCCATCCGCTTCAACCACTACCCCGCGCTCTTCGCCACGGTGGAACGCAAGTTCCGGCACTACCTGCGCGACCAGCTGCCCGACGACGAGCTGCGGGCCAAGGTGGATCCGGTGGACCGGTTCGGCTGCAAGCGCATCCTCATCTCCAACGACTGGTACGCCGCGTTGCGCCGGCCCAACGTCCGGGTCGTCGACCATGCCGTCGCCCGGATCACCTCCGGCGGCGTGGTCACCGCCGACGGCACCGAACACCCCGCCGACGTCATCGTCTACGGCACGGGCTTCCGGGCCACCGAGTTCCTCGCGTCGCTGCGGATCGTCGGCCGGGACGGCCAGGAACTGAGCCAGGCCTGGCGGGAGGGCGCGGAGGCCTATCTGGGGATAACCGTCACCGGGTTCCCGAACCTCTTCCTGGTGTACGGGCCCAACACCAACGTCGGCCACAACTCCATCGTGTTCATGATCGAGGCGCAGCTGGCCTACATCACCGACGCCGTGCGCCGGCTGCAGCGACAGGCCCCGGCCGTGATGGATCTGCGCCCGGAGGTGCACAGCTCGTTCAGCACCACGATGCAGAAGCGCAGCCGCCGCACCGTGTACGCCCAGGGCTGCACCAACTGGTTCATCACCGAGAACGGCAAGCACACGCAGAACTGGCCCGGTTCGGCCATCGCCTACTGGCTCCGCACCCGCAGGGTCCGCTGGGCGGACTACCGGGTCACCGCCGTCCCCCGGGACCGGGCACAGATGACGGCCAGTCCCACGAGCTGA
- a CDS encoding MmcQ/YjbR family DNA-binding protein, translating into MTSPVEPGAPGADSDALPAAAVRIASGLPDVTVTRPFGPDYDVGKVRGKVFVLTTAVPGAPIVTVKCEPEQAVALRAEFATITPGYHMNKRHWISVADGPGITEQLVTDLVVDAYLLVVEAMPVSRRPVLPDHLARHLRPRR; encoded by the coding sequence ATGACCTCACCCGTGGAGCCGGGGGCCCCGGGGGCGGACTCCGACGCGCTGCCCGCCGCGGCCGTGCGGATCGCGTCCGGCCTGCCCGATGTGACCGTCACCCGACCCTTCGGGCCCGACTACGACGTCGGCAAGGTGCGCGGCAAGGTGTTCGTGCTGACCACGGCGGTGCCCGGCGCGCCGATCGTCACCGTGAAGTGCGAACCCGAACAGGCGGTGGCCCTGCGCGCGGAGTTCGCCACCATCACCCCGGGGTACCACATGAACAAGCGGCACTGGATCTCGGTCGCCGACGGGCCGGGCATCACCGAACAGCTGGTCACGGATCTCGTCGTCGACGCCTATCTCCTCGTCGTGGAGGCGATGCCGGTGTCCCGGCGTCCGGTCCTGCCCGACCATCTCGCGCGCCACCTCCGCCCACGCCGATGA
- a CDS encoding diaminopropionate ammonia-lyase yields MDVFQNPAAGVVGDGVFGPETREPAAVHSALPGYAATPLVSCPSLARRLGVASVLVKDEASRLGLPSFKILGASWATLREIGRAWLAEDPAPTGDLDLLRERLAGLPGRRRLVAATDGNHGRGVARMARLLGLECEILLPEGSAQARLDGISSEGATVLVVPGDYDDAVAAAARYAAPDTLVISDTSWPGYDLVPREVVRGYSTMFFEIDDQLAAQGWAAPTVVALQAGVGAFAAAGLRHYRATDTATRTVLVEPDRAACLLASARAGGPVAVPGPHLSSMAGLNCGAPSPLAWPVVAAGTDVFVAIGDQAAEEAMRALAAEGIAAGESGAASLGGLLAVVEDGTDEQRAALGLTPASRVLLVNTEGVTDPVNYRRATGLEVAAVG; encoded by the coding sequence ATGGACGTGTTCCAGAACCCGGCGGCCGGCGTGGTCGGCGACGGCGTGTTCGGCCCGGAGACCCGCGAGCCCGCGGCGGTGCACAGCGCACTCCCGGGGTACGCGGCGACACCACTGGTGTCGTGCCCGTCGCTGGCACGGCGGCTGGGGGTGGCGTCGGTCCTGGTCAAGGACGAGGCCAGCCGGCTGGGGCTGCCGTCGTTCAAGATCCTCGGTGCGTCCTGGGCGACCCTGCGGGAGATCGGCCGGGCCTGGCTGGCCGAGGACCCCGCCCCGACGGGCGATCTCGATCTGCTCCGCGAGCGGCTGGCGGGTCTGCCCGGCCGTCGCCGGCTGGTCGCGGCCACCGACGGCAACCACGGTCGCGGGGTGGCCCGGATGGCCCGGCTGCTCGGCCTGGAGTGCGAGATCTTGCTGCCGGAGGGTTCCGCACAGGCGCGGCTGGACGGCATCTCCTCGGAGGGTGCCACCGTCCTCGTCGTGCCGGGCGACTACGACGACGCCGTGGCGGCCGCCGCCCGGTACGCGGCGCCGGACACCCTGGTCATCTCCGACACCTCCTGGCCCGGTTACGATCTCGTTCCCCGGGAAGTCGTCCGCGGGTACTCCACCATGTTCTTCGAGATCGACGACCAGCTGGCTGCGCAGGGGTGGGCCGCGCCGACGGTGGTGGCCCTGCAGGCCGGGGTGGGTGCGTTCGCGGCGGCCGGCCTGCGCCACTACCGGGCCACCGACACCGCCACGCGCACGGTGCTCGTCGAGCCCGACCGCGCCGCGTGCCTGCTGGCGTCGGCGCGGGCGGGCGGTCCGGTCGCCGTGCCCGGCCCGCATCTGTCATCGATGGCCGGGCTCAACTGCGGTGCGCCGTCCCCGCTGGCCTGGCCGGTGGTGGCGGCCGGGACGGATGTGTTCGTGGCCATCGGTGATCAGGCCGCGGAGGAGGCCATGCGGGCCCTGGCCGCCGAGGGGATCGCCGCGGGGGAGTCGGGGGCGGCGTCGCTGGGCGGTCTGCTCGCCGTGGTCGAGGACGGGACCGACGAGCAGCGGGCGGCGCTGGGGTTGACCCCGGCGAGCCGGGTGCTGCTGGTGAACACCGAGGGGGTGACCGACCCGGTCAACTACCGGCGGGCCACCGGCCTCGAGGTCGCGGCCGTGGGGTGA
- a CDS encoding SDR family NAD(P)-dependent oxidoreductase, producing MSSILVVGGSTGIGAAAVRAFRDRGDTVTLADRNEVDGRAVVGERRAGAAHFLPADVGDASSLGPLVAAAADLGGGLDTVFYNAGVLHAFPLGEWTAEAFDRSVAVNLRGPFLLTQAAAPHLRASTCGRVILTSSTGALRGHAGMAPYHATKAGLLGLVRALADELGPHGVTVNAVLPGWVDTPFNDAFWSHQDDPPAALADLVGRIPLRHQASADEITGLLTFLASAASGYITGQALVIDGGYTAV from the coding sequence GTGAGCTCGATCCTGGTCGTGGGCGGCAGCACCGGGATCGGCGCCGCTGCCGTCCGCGCCTTCCGCGATCGTGGCGACACCGTCACCCTGGCCGACCGTAACGAGGTCGACGGCCGGGCGGTCGTCGGGGAGCGGCGCGCGGGCGCGGCGCACTTCCTGCCCGCCGATGTCGGCGACGCCTCCTCGCTGGGCCCGCTGGTCGCGGCGGCCGCCGACCTCGGGGGTGGCCTGGACACGGTCTTCTACAACGCCGGTGTGCTGCATGCCTTCCCGTTGGGCGAGTGGACGGCCGAGGCGTTCGACCGGAGCGTGGCGGTCAACCTCCGCGGGCCGTTCCTGCTCACCCAGGCCGCCGCTCCCCACCTGCGGGCCTCGACCTGCGGGCGGGTCATCCTCACCTCGTCCACCGGCGCCCTGCGCGGCCACGCCGGGATGGCGCCCTACCACGCGACCAAGGCCGGTCTGCTCGGACTGGTGCGGGCGCTGGCCGACGAGCTCGGCCCGCACGGCGTGACGGTGAACGCCGTCCTGCCGGGGTGGGTGGACACCCCGTTCAACGACGCGTTCTGGTCGCACCAGGACGATCCGCCGGCGGCGTTGGCCGACCTGGTCGGCCGGATCCCGTTGCGCCACCAGGCGTCCGCGGACGAGATCACCGGCCTGCTGACCTTCCTGGCCTCCGCCGCATCGGGCTACATCACCGGCCAGGCCCTGGTCATCGACGGCGGTTACACCGCCGTCTGA